The following coding sequences lie in one Apium graveolens cultivar Ventura chromosome 1, ASM990537v1, whole genome shotgun sequence genomic window:
- the LOC141666340 gene encoding sodium-dependent phosphate transport protein 1, chloroplastic-like yields MNCARGAFIVSSFHSPPHHHRPPDTRKHTYLTTTTTTCCHFYTSHIRLGDALLLLRKRSGTKICADVKSEPYDITGSPPDSIPRFKDDKKVDDDDKIEGEVGSDDALWWEEFPKRWVIVILCFSAFLLCNMDRVNMSIAILPMASEYNWNSTTVGLIQSSFFWGYLLTQIAGGIWADTVGGKRVLAFGVVWWSIATVLTPVAAKLGLPFLLVVRALMGIGEGVAMPAMNNLLSKWVPVSERSRSLALVYSGMYLGSVTGLAFSPFLIHQYGWPSVFYSFGSLGTVWVALWLSKAQSSPLEDPELRPAEKRLILSSRVCKEPVKSIPWKAILSKGPVWALIVCHFCHNWGTFILLTWMPTYYNQVLKFNLTESGLLCVLPWLTMAFSANLGGWIADTLVSRGFSVTSVRKIMQTIGFLGPAFFLTQLSHINSPGMAVLCMACSQGTDAFSQSGLYSNHQDIAPRYSGVLLGLSNTAGVLAGVLGTAATGYILQHGSWDDVFKVSVGLYLVGTVIWNLFSTGEEII; encoded by the exons ATGAACTGCGCCAGAGGAGCATTCATTGTCTCCTCTTTCCACTCTCCGCCGCATCACCACCGTCCTCCCGACACCAGAAAACACACTTATcttactactactactactacttgTTGCCATTTTTACACAAGTCATATTAGACTAGGTGATGCGTTATTATTACTACGTAAAAGAAGCGGAACCAAGATTTGTGCGGATGTTAAGTCTGAACCGTATGATATCACTGGTTCACCTCCGGACTCGATTCCTAGAtttaaggatgacaagaaagtTGATGATGATGATAAGATTGAGGGTGAAGTAGGAAGTGATGATGCTTTGTGGTGGGAAGAGTTTCCGAAGCGATGGGTTATTGTGATTCTTTGCTTCTCGGCTTTTCTGTTGTGCAATATGGATAGA GTGAACATGAGTATTGCTATACTTCCCATGGCTTCGGAGTATAATTGGAATTCCACTACTGTTGGTTTGATACAGTCTTCTTTTTTCTGGGGTTACCTTCTCACTCAG ATTGCTGGTGGTATCTGGGCTGACACTGTTGGCGGGAAACGTGTTCTGGCATTTGGAGTGGTTTGGTGGTCTATTGCTACCGTTCTTACACCAGTGGCTGCAAAGCTTGGGTTGCCTTTCTTACTTGTTGTCCGTGCTTTAATGGGTATTGGCGAG GGTGTTGCTATGCCAGCTATGAATAATTTGCTGTCAAAATGGGTTCCTGTTTCAGAGAGAAGTAGATCATTGGCACTGGTGTACAGTGGAATGTACCTTGGATCTGTTACTGGACTAGCATTTTCCCCATTTCTAATTCATCAGTATGGATGGCCGTCTGTTTTTTACTCTTTTGGCTCGCTAGGAACAGTTTGGGTTGCATTATGGCTAAGTAAG GCACAAAGTTCTCCTCTGGAAGATCCCGAGCTACGGCCTGCAGAAAAGAGGCTGATACTTAGCAGCAGAGTTTGTAAAGAACCTGTAAAAAGTATACCTTGGAAAGCAATATTGTCTAAAGGTCCTGTATGGGCTTTAATAGTGTGTCACTTTTGTCATAATTGGGGAACATTCATTCTTCTCACATGGATGCCAACATATTATAACCAG GTCCTGAAGTTCAACCTAACCGAGTCTGGGCTTTTGTGTGTATTGCCTTGGCTTACAATGGCGTTTTCTGCCAATCTTGGTGGTTGGATTGCTGATACACTTGTGAGCAGAGGATTTTCCGTGACATCTGTTCGAAAG ATTATGCAGACTATCGGGTTCCTGGGGCCGGCTTTTTTCTTGACGCAGCTGAGCCATATAAATTCTCCTGGAATGGCGGTTTTGTGCATGGCATGCAGCCAG GGAACTGATGCATTCTCACAATCTGGTTTATACTCAAATCATCAAGATATAGCTCCTCGATATTCG GGAGTACTGCTTGGTCTATCCAATACTGCTGGTGTGTTGGCTGGAGTTTTGGGAACAGCAGCAACCGGTTACATCTTGCAACACG GTTCTTGGGATGATGTCTTCAAGGTCTCAGTAGGTCTATATTTGGTGGGAACTGTAATATGGAATCTTTTTTCGACTGGTGAGGAAATAATTTAG
- the LOC141666346 gene encoding uncharacterized protein LOC141666346 gives MISTKPVHISSSCLFFNSTCSYKRTRSVKMSSLSMSTTSKVIYKDPNAPIEERIKDLLSQMTIKEKIGQMTQIERSVATPSAITDLSIGSILSGGGSKPFDNANSKDWADMVDGFQKAALDSRLGIPLFYGSDAVHGNNNVYGATVFPHNIGLGATRDADLARRIGVATALEVRASGVQYAFSPCIAVCRDPRWGRSYESYGEDTGIVRKMTAIVSGLQGEPPQGHEKGYPFVAGRNNVIACAKHFVGDGGTDKGKNEGDTLVTYDDLERIHMPAYLDCIAQGVCTVMASYSSWNGKKLHTDHFLLTKVLKEQLGFKGMVITDWEALDRLSDPHGSNYRQCVLSTVNAGVDMVMVPFRYELFLDDLFYLVESGDIQMSRIDDAVKRILRVKFVAGLFEYPYSDRSLLDIVGCESHRELAREAVRKSLVLLKNGKDPKKPFLPLDKNAKKILVVGKHADDLGYQCGGWTATWEGTSGRITVGTTILDAIREAVGEETEIVYEENPTADTFAGQDISFAIVAVGEAPYVETGGDNSELTIPFDGSELISSVADKVPTLAILICGRPLVLYPWLLEKVDALVAAWLPGSEGNGITDVVFGDYEFQGQLPITWFRSVDQLPTHHEMNSYDPLFPFGFGLRTSKKAT, from the exons ATGATCTCAACCAAACCAGTGCACATTTCATCTTCTTGTTTGTTTTTCAACTCTACTTGTAGTTACAAAAGAACAAGAAGTGTGAAGATGAGCAGCTTGAGTATGAGTACAACAAGTAAGGTGATTTACAAAGACCCAAATGCTCCGATTGAAGAAAGAATCAAAGACCTTCTTTCCCAAATGACAATCAAAGAAAAGATTGGTCAAATGACTCAAATTGAAAGATCTGTTGCTACCCCTTCTGCCATCACTGACTTATCCATTG GTAGTATACTTAGTGGTGGTGGTAGTAAGCCATTTGACAATGCAAATTCTAAGGATTGGGCGGATATGGTGGATGGGTTTCAGAAGGCTGCATTGGATTCTAGACTGGGGATACCTTTGTTTTATGGGTCTGATGCTGTTCATGGGAATAATAATGTTTATGGTGCCACTGTTTTTCCACATAATATTGGTCTTGGAGCTACTAG AGATGCAGACTTAGCACGAAGGATTGGGGTTGCAACGGCTCTTGAAGTTAGAGCTAGTGGCGTTCAGTATGCTTTTTCTCCGTGTATCGCT GTATGCAGAGATCCTAGATGGGGAAGAAGCTATGAGAGTTATGGTGAGGACACGGGAATTGTTAGAAAGATGACTGCCATTGTATCAGGTTTGCAAGGGGAGCCACCACAAGGACATGAAAAGGGCTATCCTTTTGTAGCTGGAAG AAACAATGTGATTGCATGCGCAAAACACTTCGTCGGTGACGGGGGCACTGATAAAGGTAAAAATGAGGGGGATACTCTAGTAACATATGATGATTTGGAGAGGATCCATATGCCAGCATACCTTGATTGCATTGCTCAGGGAGTTTGCACAGTTATGGCATCCTATTCAAGTTGGAATGGGAAGAAACTGCACACTGACCATTTCCTGCTAACCAAAGTTCTGAAAGAGCAGCTAGGATTTAAG GGTATGGTAATTACTGACTGGGAAGCACTTGATAGACTTTCCGATCCCCATGGCTCAAATTACCGACAATGTGTTTTATCAACTGTCAATGCAGGAGTTGACATG GTGATGGTGCCTTTCAGATATGAATTGTTTCTGGATGATTTATTTTATCTGGTGGAATCGGGGGATATACAAATGTCCAGAATTGACGATGCTGTTAAAAGAATCCTGAGAGTCAAATTTGTTGCTGGACTATTTGAATATCCTTACTCTGATAGATCATTGCTAGATATAGTAGGATGCGAG TCACATAGAGAACTAGCACGTGAAGCAGTTCGCAAATCCTTGGTTCTTTTGAAGAATGGGAAGGATCCAAAAAAGCCCTTTCTGCCACTAGATAAAAATGCCAAAAAAATTCTTGTAGTTGGGAAACATGCTGATGATCTTGGATATCAATGTGGAGGGTGGACGGCTACGTGGGAAGGAACCAGTGGCAGAATTACAGTTG GGACAACCATTTTGGATGCTATCAGAGAGGCAGTGGGAGAAGAAACAGAGATAGTATACGAGGAAAATCCAACCGCAGATACGTTTGCTGGACAAGATATCTCTTTTGCAATAGTTGCTGTAGGAGAAGCTCCTTATGTAGAAACTGGAGGGGATAACTCCGAGCTTACAATCCCCTTTGACGGATCCGAACTTATAAGCTCAGTTGCTGATAAAGTACCCACACTTGCAATATTAATCTGTGGAAGGCCTTTGGTTCTATATCCATGGCTTTTGGAGAAAGTAGATGCTCTAGTTGCTGCTTGGCTACCTGGCAGTGAAGGCAATGGTATTACCGATGTTGTCTTTGGAGATTATGAATTCCAAGGACAACTCCCAATTACATGGTTTCGGAGTGTTGATCAATTGCCAACACATCATGAAATGAATTCCTACGATCCTCTGTTTCCCTTCGGTTTTGGGCTAAGAACCAGCAAGAAAGCCACTTAG
- the LOC141666350 gene encoding laccase-4-like, protein MALACCTKFVLLLCFLPHFIHCKLHHYKFNVEVKNATRLCSSKPIVTINGIFPGPTIYAREDDTVLIKVVNHVNYNISIHWHGIRQLRTGWADGPAYITQCPIQPGQSYVYNFTITGQRGTLFWHAHILWLRATVHGALIVLPKLGVPYPFPAPFQEHVVLLGEWWKSDVEAVIHEALKSGFAPNVSDAHTINGLPGPVPSCKSQEGFILEVDHGKTYMLRIINAALNEELFFKIANHQLTVVEVDATYVKPFETSTVVIAPGQTTTVLIKTGQLSGKYMVSVSPFMDSPIEVDNVTATATLHYSGTLPIVATTLTAPPARNATLTATKFINSLRSLNSQAFPSNVPLQIDHSLLFTVGLGLNRCPDCVTGKRVVAYVNNITFVMPKIGLLEAHYYNISGVFTDDFPEKPPMPYDYTGTQPENVATTEGTRLYRLAYNSTVQLILQDTGMIVPEDHPIHLHGFNFFAVGRGIGNFDQEKDPKKFNLVDPVERNTVGVPSGGWTAIRFRADNPGVWFMHCHLEVHTTWGLKMAFVVDNGKGPNESLISPPGDLPLC, encoded by the exons ATGGCATTGGCATGTTGCACAAAGTTTGTGCTTCTGTTGTGTTTCCTCCCCCACTTCATTCACTGCAAGCTTCACCATTATAAGTTCAAT GTGGAGGTAAAAAATGCAACGAGGTTATGTTCGAGTAAGCCAATTGTGACAATAAATGGAATTTTTCCGGGTCCAACTATATATGCCAGGGAAGATGACACGGTGCTCATCAAGGTTGTCAATCATGTTAACTATAACATCAGCATCCACTG GCATGGAATTAGACAATTACGGACAGGCTGGGCTGACGGACCAGCATACATAACGCAATGCCCAATACAACCAGGCCAGAGCTATGTCTACAACTTCACCATCACTGGGCAAAGAGGCACACTTTTCTGGCATGCACATATTCTGTGGCTCAGGGCCACTGTTCATGGAGCTCTCATTGTGTTGCCAAAACTTGGCGTGCCTTACCCCTTCCCAGCCCCATTTCAAGAGCATGTGGTTTTATTAG GGGAGTGGTGGAAATCAGATGTTGAGGCTGTGATTCATGAAGCACTTAAATCTGGATTTGCACCTAATGTTTCAGATGCACATACTATCAACGGTTTACCAGGACCCGTCCCGAGTTGCAAATCACAAG AAGGGTTCATTTTGGAGGTGGATCATGGGAAGACATACATGTTGAGAATCATAAACGCAGCACTCAACGAAGAGCTGTTTTTCAAGATTGCTAATCATCAATTAACTGTAGTTGAAGTGGACGCCACATATGTTAAACCATTTGAAACAAGCACAGTTGTCATAGCACCAGGGCAAACCACAACTGTTCTTATCAAAACCGGCCAATTGAGTGGGAAATATATGGTTTCCGTTTCTCCATTTATGGACTCTCCGATTGAAGTTGACAACGTAACTGCCACAGCCACCTTACATTATTCTGGAACTCTCCCTATTGTCGCCACCACACTCACTGCCCCACCAGCACGGAACGCCACTTTAACTGCTACAAAATTTATTAACTCTCTTAGAAGCTTAAATTCCCAAGCATTTCCTTCCAATGTACCATTACAAATCGATCATTCACTTTTATTCACGGTGGGGCTTGGATTAAACCGTTGTCCAGATTGTGTTACAGGTAAAAGGGTGGTGGCTTATGTCAATAATATAACATTTGTCATGCCCAAAATTGGTCTTCTTGAAGCACATTACTACAATATAAGTGGAGTTTTTACTGATGATTTCCCTGAAAAGCCACCGATGCCTTATGATTACACTGGCACTCAACCTGAGAATGTCGCTACAACAGAAGGGACCAGACTCTATCGGCTAGCTTATAACTCAACTGTACAACTTATTCTCCAAGACACTGGAATGATTGTTCCTGAAGATCATCCTATTCACTTGCACGGGTTTAACTTTTTTGCTGTGGGAAGAGGTATTGGGAATTTCGACCAGGAAAAAGATCCGAAGAAGTTCAATCTAGTTGATCCTGTTGAAAGGAACACTGTTGGAGTCCCATCTGGTGGATGGACTGCTATAAGATTCAGGGCAGATAATCCAG GTGTTTGGTTTATGCATTGCCATTTAGAGGTGCACACAACATGGGGACTCAAAATGGCATTTGTTGTAGACAATGGAAAAGGCCCCAACGAGTCTCTGATTTCGCCCCCGGGTGATCTTCCCTTGTGCTAA